The following proteins are co-located in the Elusimicrobiota bacterium genome:
- a CDS encoding slipin family protein, with the protein MLFVRLQVMEYQKAVVFADGRLEKTLGPGRYILTKYFPRREAYLFDVRLTSLAVTGQEILTKDKMPVRMNLTALYRLQDPAKAVTKVQAYTTYLYEQLQLAARAIVADLTLDELLAKKTALTDELTDKVRPLAAEAGLELASCGVKDVVLPGEIKNLMIKSVEAEQAAKAALITAREDLAATRVRANTAKLYADPAMLRLKELEIMAEFAKKTGNTFMFGQAPFLKAP; encoded by the coding sequence ATGCTGTTCGTACGACTGCAGGTGATGGAGTACCAGAAGGCCGTCGTGTTCGCGGACGGCCGGCTGGAGAAGACGCTGGGTCCGGGCCGGTACATCCTGACCAAGTACTTCCCGCGGCGCGAGGCGTATCTGTTCGACGTGCGCCTGACGTCGCTGGCGGTGACGGGTCAGGAGATACTGACCAAGGACAAGATGCCGGTCCGCATGAACCTGACGGCGCTGTACCGGCTGCAGGATCCGGCGAAGGCGGTGACGAAGGTCCAGGCGTACACGACGTATCTGTACGAGCAGCTGCAGCTGGCGGCTCGGGCGATCGTGGCGGACCTGACGCTGGACGAGCTGCTGGCGAAGAAGACGGCGCTGACCGACGAGCTGACGGACAAGGTCCGACCGCTCGCGGCGGAGGCCGGCCTCGAGCTGGCGTCGTGCGGCGTGAAGGACGTCGTGCTCCCGGGCGAGATCAAGAACCTGATGATCAAGTCGGTGGAGGCCGAGCAGGCGGCGAAGGCCGCGCTGATCACGGCTCGCGAGGACCTGGCGGCGACGCGGGTCCGCGCGAACACGGCCAAGCTGTACGCGGACCCGGCGATGCTCCGGCTCAAGGAGCTGGAGATCATGGCCGAGTTCGCGAAGAAGACGGGCAACACCTTCATGTTCGGCCAGGCGCCGTTCCTGAAGGCGCCGTAA
- a CDS encoding Mrp/NBP35 family ATP-binding protein: MSMKDEVLKALSTCIEPELHKDIVTLGMVQNLVVEGGVVSFDYVLTTPACPLKGMMQLEAEEAVKRVAGVKSVKINMTASVRKDMRLENILPPGIKNLIAVAAGKGGVGKSTVASNVAVALSMEGSRVGLLDADIYGPNQPQMMGVSGYKPMADGDNKIEPAVNHGVKVMSMGFLMDPDAPVIWRGPMLHGAITQFLKDVKWGELDYLVLDLPPGTGDVQLTLCQTVPIAGSVIVTTPQSIALSDVRKAVAMFKKLNVPILGAIENMSGFICPHCSKESKIFAEGSSAALKKNWGIDLLGAIPLDPKVGQASEDGTPIVLSHPDSAPAKALREAARKVAAQVSIRNATVKPLEIKLVKA, encoded by the coding sequence ATGTCCATGAAAGACGAGGTTTTGAAGGCGTTGTCGACGTGCATCGAGCCGGAGCTCCACAAGGACATCGTGACGCTCGGCATGGTGCAGAACCTCGTCGTGGAAGGGGGGGTGGTGAGCTTCGACTACGTGCTCACCACCCCCGCCTGTCCGCTCAAGGGCATGATGCAGCTCGAGGCGGAGGAGGCGGTCAAGAGGGTCGCGGGCGTCAAGTCGGTCAAGATCAACATGACCGCGTCCGTGAGGAAGGACATGCGCCTCGAGAACATCCTGCCGCCCGGCATCAAGAACCTGATCGCCGTCGCCGCCGGCAAGGGCGGCGTGGGCAAGTCCACCGTGGCCTCGAACGTCGCAGTTGCGTTGTCTATGGAGGGCTCACGGGTCGGCCTTCTAGACGCGGACATCTACGGCCCGAACCAGCCGCAGATGATGGGCGTCTCCGGCTACAAGCCGATGGCCGACGGCGACAACAAGATCGAGCCCGCCGTGAACCACGGCGTCAAGGTCATGTCCATGGGCTTCCTCATGGACCCCGACGCCCCGGTCATCTGGCGCGGCCCGATGCTGCACGGCGCCATCACCCAGTTCCTCAAGGACGTGAAGTGGGGCGAGCTCGACTACCTCGTCCTCGACCTCCCGCCGGGCACCGGCGACGTCCAGCTCACCCTGTGCCAGACCGTGCCGATCGCGGGCTCCGTCATCGTGACGACGCCGCAGTCGATCGCCCTCTCCGACGTGCGCAAGGCCGTGGCGATGTTCAAGAAGCTCAACGTGCCCATCCTCGGCGCGATCGAGAACATGTCCGGCTTCATCTGCCCGCACTGCTCCAAGGAGAGCAAGATCTTCGCCGAAGGCAGCTCGGCCGCCCTCAAGAAGAACTGGGGCATCGACCTCCTGGGCGCCATCCCCCTCGATCCCAAGGTCGGCCAGGCGAGCGAGGACGGCACGCCCATCGTCCTGTCCCACCCCGATTCGGCTCCCGCGAAGGCTCTCCGCGAAGCCGCCCGCAAAGTCGCCGCTCAGGTCAGCATCCGCAACGCGACCGTCAAGCCGCTCGAGATCAAGCTCGTCAAAGCCTAA
- a CDS encoding SDR family NAD(P)-dependent oxidoreductase yields the protein MKSSLDPRTLTVLVTGATSGFGEAVCRRFVKEGAKVIATGRREDRLKALKKSLGRRCCASVFDVRDRRQTEAALDALPKEFKKINVVVANAGLALGLGPAHEASLDDWDTMVATNINGLLYTVRATLPGMVARDEGHVILLGSTAADFPYPGGNVYGASKAFVKQFGLNLRADLLGSNVRVTSVEPGLAETEFSLVRFHGDAAQAAAPYKGLEPLSADDVAETIYWSAVLPRHVNVNRLQIMPVMQAFGPFAFKRKG from the coding sequence ATGAAATCCTCCCTCGATCCCAGGACCCTGACCGTGCTCGTCACCGGCGCCACCTCCGGCTTCGGCGAGGCCGTCTGCCGCCGCTTCGTCAAAGAGGGCGCTAAGGTGATCGCGACGGGCCGCCGCGAGGACCGGCTCAAGGCCCTCAAGAAGAGCCTGGGCAGGCGCTGCTGCGCGTCGGTGTTCGACGTGCGCGACCGCCGTCAGACCGAGGCCGCGCTGGACGCGCTGCCCAAGGAGTTCAAGAAGATCAACGTGGTCGTCGCCAACGCGGGCCTGGCGCTCGGCCTCGGGCCGGCGCACGAGGCGAGTCTCGACGACTGGGACACGATGGTCGCGACCAACATCAACGGCCTGCTGTACACCGTGCGGGCGACCTTGCCCGGCATGGTCGCGCGCGACGAGGGGCACGTGATCCTGCTCGGCTCGACGGCGGCGGATTTCCCTTATCCGGGCGGGAACGTCTACGGCGCGAGCAAGGCGTTCGTCAAGCAGTTCGGCCTGAACCTGCGCGCGGACCTGCTCGGGTCCAACGTGCGCGTGACCAGCGTCGAGCCCGGCCTCGCGGAGACGGAGTTCTCGCTCGTGCGCTTCCACGGCGACGCCGCGCAGGCCGCCGCGCCCTACAAGGGGCTCGAGCCGCTGTCGGCGGACGACGTCGCGGAGACGATCTACTGGTCGGCCGTCCTGCCCCGGCACGTCAACGTCAATCGTCTCCAGATCATGCCGGTGATGCAGGCGTTCGGGCCGTTCGCGTTCAAGAGGAAGGGCTGA
- the add gene encoding adenosine deaminase produces MPELPLALRESARRGRWTPERTARLAAELPKVETHLHLDGALSPETVRRLADAAPGSPLRGLSAEEIRAKVVVDQPRASLGEVLDAFHAYYPLLRTAEAVELSAYEMLRDCARQNILHVEARFAPSLQRTAEFPMEEVLSAALRGLARGEKDFGVSSGVIICLLRPFSVVDREANEDMAELAVRHAGRGVVGLDVADAGPGDERLSEYGGWLRRGRAAGLGLTAHAGESPRGGEIEDALEIGVDRIGHGIILRERPDLLRELVRRGIVVEVNPTSNLRTGAVASYREHPVRAWKDAGLLTTLSTDDPGVFGIDLAHEYEALSRDAGFSAEELLELSWNGIWSLFLPEARRRGLAARFERGAAAALD; encoded by the coding sequence ATGCCCGAACTGCCCCTCGCGCTGCGCGAGTCCGCCCGGCGCGGGCGCTGGACCCCGGAGCGGACGGCCCGCCTGGCCGCGGAGCTGCCCAAGGTCGAGACGCATCTGCACCTGGACGGGGCCCTGTCGCCGGAGACGGTGCGCCGGCTCGCCGACGCCGCCCCGGGCTCGCCGCTGCGCGGCCTGAGCGCGGAGGAGATCCGCGCGAAAGTCGTCGTGGACCAGCCGCGTGCCAGCCTCGGCGAGGTGCTCGACGCCTTTCACGCCTACTACCCTCTGCTCCGCACGGCGGAGGCCGTGGAGCTGAGCGCCTACGAGATGCTGCGCGACTGCGCGCGGCAGAACATACTGCACGTCGAGGCGCGCTTCGCCCCGTCGCTGCAGAGGACCGCGGAGTTCCCGATGGAGGAGGTCCTCTCGGCCGCCCTGCGCGGCCTCGCGCGAGGCGAAAAGGATTTCGGCGTGAGCAGCGGCGTGATCATCTGCCTGCTGCGGCCGTTCTCCGTCGTGGACCGCGAGGCGAACGAGGACATGGCGGAGCTGGCCGTGCGGCACGCGGGCCGCGGCGTTGTGGGGCTCGACGTGGCCGACGCGGGCCCCGGGGACGAGAGGCTCTCGGAGTACGGGGGCTGGCTGCGGCGCGGGCGCGCGGCGGGGCTCGGTCTGACCGCGCACGCCGGCGAGTCGCCGCGGGGAGGGGAGATCGAGGACGCGCTCGAGATCGGCGTGGACCGGATCGGCCACGGGATCATCCTGCGCGAGCGTCCGGACCTGCTCCGGGAGCTCGTCCGGAGGGGGATCGTCGTGGAGGTCAATCCCACGTCGAACCTGAGGACGGGCGCCGTGGCCTCGTACCGGGAGCATCCGGTGCGCGCCTGGAAGGACGCAGGCCTGCTGACGACGCTCAGCACCGACGACCCCGGCGTGTTCGGCATCGACCTCGCCCACGAGTACGAGGCGCTGTCCCGGGACGCGGGATTCTCCGCCGAGGAGCTGCTGGAGCTGTCGTGGAACGGGATATGGTCGCTGTTCCTGCCGGAGGCGCGGCGACGCGGGCTGGCCGCGCGCTTCGAGCGGGGGGCGGCGGCGGCCCTTGATTAA
- a CDS encoding RtcB family protein has product MPIKKIVDARVPVKIWADDVEPDALKQLKNIAALPFVFKHVAAMPDVHLGKGATVGSVIATENAVVPAAVGVDIGCGMCAVKLEGVTSSRLEGKLAELRSNIERAVPVGFHENRDPDAYSRNWARWADFGGLHERVQGLKGKALRQLGSLGGGNHFIEVCLDSADGVWVMLHSGSRNIGKSLAEHHIDSAKGLMRKMFVSLPDPDLAYFAAGTPEYDAYLRDLRWAQDYALMNREVMMGRVLEQVGRAVGVEPKAELSVNCHHNFAAMEHHFGRDVLVTRKGAVRARKGDMGIIPGSMGTKSYIVRGKGEPESFDSCSHGAGRRMSRNEARRRFGTADLRKQTEGVECRKDEGVVDEIPAAYKPIERVMADQSDLVEIVAEIKQVLCVKG; this is encoded by the coding sequence ATGCCGATCAAGAAGATCGTGGACGCGCGCGTGCCGGTGAAGATCTGGGCCGACGACGTCGAGCCGGACGCGCTCAAGCAGCTCAAGAACATCGCCGCCCTGCCGTTCGTGTTCAAGCACGTGGCGGCGATGCCGGACGTGCACCTGGGCAAGGGCGCGACCGTCGGCTCGGTGATCGCGACCGAGAACGCCGTCGTGCCGGCCGCCGTCGGCGTGGACATCGGCTGCGGCATGTGCGCGGTGAAGCTCGAGGGCGTGACGTCCTCGCGCCTGGAAGGGAAGCTGGCGGAGCTGCGCTCCAACATCGAGCGCGCGGTCCCGGTCGGGTTCCATGAGAACCGTGACCCGGACGCTTATAGCCGGAATTGGGCGCGCTGGGCCGATTTCGGAGGGCTTCACGAGCGCGTGCAGGGGCTGAAAGGGAAGGCCCTGCGCCAACTCGGCTCGCTCGGCGGCGGGAACCACTTCATCGAGGTGTGTCTCGACTCCGCGGACGGCGTCTGGGTGATGCTCCACTCCGGCTCGCGCAACATCGGAAAGAGCCTCGCGGAGCATCACATCGACTCGGCCAAGGGGCTGATGCGGAAGATGTTCGTGTCCCTCCCGGACCCGGACCTCGCCTACTTCGCCGCCGGGACCCCGGAGTACGACGCGTACCTGCGCGACCTGCGCTGGGCGCAGGACTACGCCCTGATGAACCGCGAGGTGATGATGGGGCGGGTCCTCGAGCAGGTAGGCCGCGCCGTCGGGGTCGAGCCGAAGGCGGAGCTGTCGGTGAACTGCCATCACAACTTCGCGGCGATGGAGCATCACTTCGGGCGCGACGTGCTCGTGACCCGCAAGGGGGCGGTGCGCGCGCGTAAGGGAGACATGGGCATCATCCCGGGCTCGATGGGGACGAAGTCCTACATCGTGCGCGGAAAGGGCGAGCCGGAGTCGTTCGACTCGTGCTCGCACGGGGCGGGACGCCGGATGTCCCGGAACGAGGCTCGGCGGCGCTTCGGGACCGCGGACCTGCGCAAGCAGACCGAGGGCGTGGAGTGCCGCAAGGACGAGGGGGTCGTCGATGAGATCCCGGCCGCCTACAAGCCGATCGAGCGGGTCATGGCGGACCAGAGCGACCTCGTCGAGATCGTCGCGGAGATCAAGCAGGTCCTCTGCGTGAAGGGCTGA
- a CDS encoding redoxin domain-containing protein, protein MTTATAAPETTPIKVGAVAPDFKLPDSEKKEWTLSEFKGKKPVALFFYPLDFSPTCSKENACFSQDLSRYEKYAQVFGISVDSVWSHKAYKAQMGLKHTLLADMHRAAIKAYGLFHPGGNISQRATVLVNSAGTVAFVKVEGDITKERDYKELEAELAKLK, encoded by the coding sequence ATGACCACCGCCACCGCCGCGCCCGAGACGACGCCGATTAAGGTCGGAGCCGTCGCCCCTGACTTCAAGCTGCCCGATTCCGAGAAGAAGGAGTGGACGCTCTCCGAGTTCAAGGGCAAGAAGCCCGTCGCCCTGTTCTTCTATCCGCTCGACTTCTCTCCGACCTGCTCCAAGGAGAACGCGTGCTTCTCCCAGGACCTTTCGCGCTACGAGAAGTACGCGCAGGTGTTCGGCATCTCTGTCGACTCCGTGTGGTCGCACAAGGCGTACAAGGCGCAGATGGGCCTGAAGCACACGCTCCTGGCCGACATGCACCGCGCCGCGATCAAGGCCTACGGCCTGTTCCACCCGGGCGGCAACATCTCTCAGCGCGCGACCGTGCTCGTCAACTCCGCCGGGACCGTGGCCTTCGTGAAGGTCGAGGGCGACATCACCAAGGAGCGCGACTACAAGGAGCTCGAGGCCGAGCTCGCCAAGCTCAAGTAA
- a CDS encoding lytic murein transglycosylase, with protein MRKSRLAFAAGAAAVAFLWWAATSRKPAPDARTLLVERTETAPRAPRVEPEPPAPAPETPPAELTPPEPVLTQSAQRRFSSPASQAAAGGIAGAEAAEGPPAAGLGGGVNLPGGYDAPTASVGRFAPPPGPRETAAAPGVSPAPGAGPDASPETREAADRRAAAEEDDGPSAAQAPGDRKVTGAAAGLVTAARDLKSRGDAAAMRENASLEKGLMRQIEADGKMDAGIRKAISDIQSSGRPVTMEEVTEAAEEVLQANGLTHDDVDLPTAIARASAPPPPEVPRAAYLDAVRAIVSVPALDPEQKVEIQRLADKPPPPRAPAPRGALDAYRRHKDVLDKAHKDFGVKPEHILGILGVETGWGRNTGKYPLPATLKAISERTGPDGRPTKQARQAGRDLAALARLSAQGNLGGLSPGQVRGSYAGAMGIPQFLPTSWEALSRSPDGGKRDPFEFGDAAYSVGNYLRAHGYSKNVAGSIWGYNHSQEYVDKVLGLSASVKASLPSAPSK; from the coding sequence GTGCGCAAGAGCCGCCTCGCCTTCGCCGCCGGAGCGGCTGCCGTCGCCTTCCTCTGGTGGGCCGCGACCTCGCGCAAGCCCGCGCCGGACGCGCGGACCTTGCTCGTCGAGCGGACCGAAACGGCGCCCCGGGCGCCGCGGGTGGAGCCGGAGCCGCCCGCGCCCGCGCCGGAGACCCCGCCGGCGGAGCTCACGCCGCCGGAGCCGGTCCTCACGCAGTCGGCCCAGCGCCGCTTCTCGAGCCCGGCCTCGCAGGCCGCCGCCGGAGGCATCGCCGGCGCCGAGGCCGCGGAAGGGCCGCCCGCCGCGGGCCTCGGCGGCGGGGTGAACCTGCCGGGCGGCTACGACGCCCCGACGGCGAGCGTCGGGCGGTTCGCGCCCCCGCCGGGTCCGCGGGAGACCGCCGCCGCTCCGGGGGTCTCGCCCGCCCCGGGCGCCGGTCCGGACGCCTCTCCGGAGACCCGGGAGGCCGCGGACCGGAGGGCGGCCGCGGAAGAGGACGATGGTCCCTCCGCGGCCCAGGCGCCGGGAGACCGGAAGGTGACCGGCGCGGCCGCGGGGCTGGTCACCGCCGCGCGCGACCTCAAGTCGCGCGGCGACGCCGCCGCGATGCGGGAGAACGCGAGCCTCGAGAAGGGGCTGATGCGCCAGATCGAGGCCGACGGCAAGATGGACGCGGGGATACGCAAGGCGATCTCCGACATCCAAAGCTCGGGGCGCCCCGTCACCATGGAGGAGGTGACCGAGGCCGCGGAGGAAGTCCTTCAGGCCAACGGCCTCACGCACGACGACGTGGACCTGCCGACGGCCATCGCCCGCGCCTCGGCACCCCCGCCCCCCGAGGTCCCGCGCGCCGCGTACCTCGACGCCGTGCGGGCCATCGTGTCCGTGCCCGCGCTCGACCCCGAGCAGAAGGTCGAGATCCAGAGGCTCGCCGACAAGCCCCCGCCCCCGCGCGCGCCGGCGCCGCGCGGGGCGCTCGACGCCTATCGCCGCCACAAGGACGTCCTCGACAAGGCGCACAAGGACTTCGGCGTGAAGCCCGAGCACATCCTCGGCATCCTCGGCGTGGAGACGGGCTGGGGCCGCAACACGGGGAAGTATCCCCTCCCGGCGACTTTGAAGGCCATCAGCGAGCGGACGGGGCCCGACGGCCGTCCCACGAAGCAGGCGCGGCAGGCCGGCCGGGACCTCGCCGCGCTCGCCCGCCTGTCGGCCCAAGGAAACCTCGGCGGCCTGAGCCCCGGCCAGGTCCGCGGCTCCTACGCCGGGGCGATGGGCATCCCTCAATTCCTGCCCACGAGCTGGGAGGCCCTCTCCCGCTCCCCCGACGGCGGCAAGCGCGATCCCTTCGAATTCGGCGACGCCGCCTACTCCGTGGGCAACTACCTTCGGGCGCACGGCTACTCCAAGAACGTCGCCGGTTCCATCTGGGGCTACAACCACTCCCAGGAATACGTGGACAAGGTCCTGGGGCTGTCCGCCAGCGTGAAGGCGAGCCTGCCGTCCGCGCCGTCCAAGTAG
- a CDS encoding DUF1059 domain-containing protein: MDRKERVTIDCRDYPETKCSLSFSGTEDEVMEIAEYHAVNKHGFKSEPGLRDQLRSMIKREAFSR; encoded by the coding sequence ATGGACCGCAAAGAGCGGGTGACCATCGACTGCCGGGACTATCCCGAGACGAAATGCTCCTTGTCCTTCAGCGGAACGGAGGACGAGGTGATGGAGATCGCGGAGTATCATGCGGTCAACAAGCACGGCTTCAAGAGTGAGCCGGGCCTGAGGGATCAGTTGCGTTCGATGATCAAGCGTGAGGCGTTCTCGCGGTGA